Proteins from one Meriones unguiculatus strain TT.TT164.6M chromosome 10, Bangor_MerUng_6.1, whole genome shotgun sequence genomic window:
- the Cfap20 gene encoding cilia- and flagella-associated protein 20: MFKNTFQSGFLSILYSIGSKPLQIWDKKVRNGHIKRITDNDIQSLVLEIEGTNVSTTYITCPADPKKTLGIKLPFLVMIIKNLKKYFTFEVQVLDDKNVRRRFRASNYQSTTRVKPFICTMPMRLDDGWNQIQFNLSDFTRRAYGTNYIETLRVQIHANCRIRRVYFSDRLYSEDELPAEFKLYLPVQNKAKQ; the protein is encoded by the exons ATGTTCAAGAACACGTTCCAGAGCGGCTTCCTCTCCATCCTCTACAGCATCGGCAGCAAGCCCCTGCAGATCTGGGACAAAAAG GTACGGAATGGCCACATCAAAAGAATCACTGACAATGACATCCAGTCCCTGGTGCTAGAGATTGAAGGGACAAATGTCAG CACCACATACATCACCTGTCCTGCAGACCCTAAGAAgacactgggaatcaaactgccTTTCCTTGTCATGATCATCAAGAATCTGAAGAAGTATTTTACCTTTGAAGTACAG GTGCTAGATGACAAAAATGTTCGTCGGCGGTTTCGAGCAAGTAACTACCAGAGTACCACTCGCGTCAAGCCCTTCATCTGTACCATGCCCATGAGGCTGGATGATGGCTGGAACCAGATTCAGTTCAACTTGTCTGATTTCACCCGTCGGGCATATGGCACAAACTACATCGAGACCCTGAGAGTACAG ATCCATGCAAACTGTCGTATCCGAAGGGTTTACTTCTCAGACAGACTCTACTCAGAAGATGAGCTGCCAGCAGAGTTCAAACTGTATCTCCCAGTTCAGAACAAGGCCAAA cAATAA